A genome region from Pseudomonas sp. S06B 330 includes the following:
- the gabT gene encoding 4-aminobutyrate--2-oxoglutarate transaminase, whose product MSKTNESLMQRRVAAVPRGVGQIHPIFADSAKNATVTDVEGREFIDFAGGIAVLNTGHVHPKIIAAVEAQLHKLTHTCFQVLAYEPYVEVCEKINAKVPGDFAKKTLLVTTGSEAVENAIKIARAATGRAGVIAFTGAYHGRTMMTLGLTGKVVPYSAGMGLMPGGIFRALYPNELHGVSIDDSIASIERIFKNDAEARDIAAIILEPVQGEGGFYVAPKEFMKRLRALCDQHGILLIADEVQTGAGRTGTFFAMEQMGVAPDLTTFAKSIAGGFPLAGVCGKAEYMDAIAPGGLGGTYAGSPIACAAALAVMEVFEEEKLLERSQAVGERLVAGLRKIQDKHPIIGDVRALGSMIAVEVFDKAGSHTPNAAAVASVVAKARDKGLILLSCGTYGNVLRILVPLTSPDEQLDKGLAIIEECFAELA is encoded by the coding sequence ATGAGCAAGACCAACGAATCTTTGATGCAACGTCGTGTTGCCGCTGTTCCACGCGGTGTTGGCCAGATCCACCCGATCTTCGCTGACTCGGCTAAAAACGCTACCGTTACTGACGTCGAAGGCCGCGAGTTCATCGACTTCGCCGGCGGTATCGCGGTACTGAACACCGGTCACGTGCACCCGAAGATCATCGCTGCCGTTGAAGCCCAACTGCACAAACTGACCCACACGTGCTTCCAGGTACTGGCTTACGAGCCTTACGTTGAAGTGTGCGAAAAGATCAACGCCAAGGTTCCAGGCGACTTCGCCAAGAAAACCCTGCTGGTCACCACCGGTTCCGAAGCCGTTGAAAACGCCATCAAGATCGCTCGCGCCGCCACTGGCCGTGCTGGCGTGATCGCCTTCACCGGTGCTTACCACGGTCGTACCATGATGACCCTGGGCCTGACCGGTAAAGTCGTACCTTACTCGGCCGGCATGGGCCTGATGCCAGGCGGCATCTTCCGTGCGTTGTACCCGAACGAACTGCATGGTGTCAGCATTGATGACTCGATCGCTTCGATCGAGCGCATTTTCAAGAACGACGCCGAAGCGCGCGACATCGCCGCAATCATCCTCGAGCCTGTTCAGGGCGAAGGTGGTTTCTACGTCGCACCTAAAGAGTTCATGAAGCGTCTGCGCGCCCTGTGCGACCAGCACGGCATCCTGCTGATCGCTGACGAAGTGCAGACTGGCGCTGGCCGTACCGGCACCTTCTTCGCCATGGAACAAATGGGCGTTGCTCCAGACCTGACCACCTTCGCCAAATCCATCGCCGGTGGTTTCCCACTGGCCGGTGTTTGCGGCAAGGCGGAATACATGGACGCTATCGCTCCAGGCGGCCTGGGCGGCACCTACGCCGGTAGCCCGATCGCTTGCGCCGCGGCCCTGGCCGTGATGGAAGTATTCGAAGAAGAAAAACTGCTGGAACGCAGCCAGGCTGTTGGCGAGCGTCTGGTTGCTGGCCTGCGCAAGATCCAAGACAAGCACCCGATCATCGGTGACGTGCGTGCCCTGGGTTCGATGATTGCTGTTGAAGTCTTCGACAAAGCCGGTTCGCACACCCCGAACGCTGCCGCAGTAGCCTCGGTTGTTGCCAAGGCGCGTGACAAGGGTCTGATCCTGCTGTCGTGCGGTACCTACGGCAACGTCCTGCGTATCCTGGTTCCGCTGACCTCCCCTGATGAGCAACTGGACAAAGGTCTGGCGATCATCGAAGAGTGCTTCGCAGAACTCGCGTAA
- the dibA gene encoding phosphodiesterase DibA: MSASIRDAMRMAALYLVLSVLWLALTDQLLSSLFDNPQQLARWQLCSAYVWVLCSAVLIFNSRARLLNFIGVGARLRREDRERLRMAAAVFDSTLEGVLVTDRDGVIVHVNRAFMQITGYEKNEVIGQRPSKFKSGRHGPAFYQAIYETLAQQGEWSGEIWNRRKSGEVYPQWQTICSIRDDSGELSHYVAVFSDISAIKHSERELAYLAHHDPLTDLPNRLLFNDRAEQALTAAQAKKRGCALLLLDLDHFQSINDGLGHNVGDQLLKMVGERLKALLGSGVTLARLGGDEFAVLTEQCPQVGQAAALAQSLIDVMKQPFELENQRLFVSASIGISLFPSDALSAEQLLRNADSALFKAKASGRAGYALYTEELTAHAQQRVETAGELRRALEQEELQVYYQPVHDLSSGAMIGVEALVRWQHPKRGLVSPGEFIPIAERTGLIAEIDTWVLNQACKQMVQWQADGRALSFVAVNISSRLFGHRDLYQQVAKVLHDTGLDPALLELEVTESAVMEDPEVALEQLHRLRELGLCLAIDDFGTGYSSLLRLKRLPVQKLKIDQGFVAGLPCDEDDVAIVKVIIALGKSMGLQVIAEGIEQAEQAQFLLDQQCQMGQGYWFGRPVPAQQLRWA; the protein is encoded by the coding sequence ATGTCTGCTTCCATTCGAGACGCCATGCGCATGGCTGCGCTCTATCTAGTGTTATCCGTGCTCTGGTTGGCACTGACCGATCAATTATTGAGCAGTCTTTTCGATAATCCTCAGCAACTGGCCCGGTGGCAATTGTGCAGCGCCTATGTGTGGGTACTGTGCAGCGCAGTGCTGATCTTCAATTCCCGTGCCCGCCTGCTGAACTTTATCGGTGTTGGCGCGCGTCTGCGCCGGGAGGACCGCGAGCGTTTGCGCATGGCTGCGGCAGTGTTCGACAGCACGCTTGAGGGTGTGCTGGTAACCGACCGTGATGGGGTGATCGTGCACGTGAACCGCGCGTTCATGCAGATCACCGGCTACGAGAAGAACGAAGTCATCGGCCAGCGTCCGAGCAAGTTCAAATCCGGGCGCCATGGGCCAGCGTTTTATCAGGCGATCTACGAAACACTGGCGCAACAGGGCGAGTGGAGCGGTGAAATCTGGAACCGGCGCAAAAGTGGCGAGGTGTACCCACAGTGGCAGACCATTTGCTCTATCCGTGATGACAGCGGCGAGCTGAGTCACTACGTGGCCGTGTTCAGCGATATCAGTGCGATCAAGCACAGTGAGCGCGAACTGGCCTACCTGGCCCATCATGATCCGCTCACGGATTTGCCCAATCGCTTGCTGTTCAACGATCGCGCCGAACAAGCGCTGACAGCGGCCCAGGCAAAGAAGCGTGGTTGTGCCCTGCTGTTGCTGGACCTGGATCATTTCCAGAGCATTAACGACGGCCTTGGGCACAATGTCGGTGACCAGTTACTGAAAATGGTCGGCGAGCGCCTCAAGGCGCTGTTGGGCAGTGGTGTGACCTTGGCGCGCCTAGGCGGCGACGAGTTCGCCGTGTTGACCGAGCAATGTCCGCAGGTCGGCCAGGCGGCGGCGCTGGCGCAAAGCCTCATTGATGTGATGAAGCAGCCTTTCGAACTTGAGAATCAGCGCCTGTTTGTCAGCGCCAGTATCGGCATCAGCCTGTTTCCCAGCGATGCCCTGAGTGCCGAACAATTGCTGCGCAATGCCGACTCGGCTTTGTTCAAGGCCAAGGCCAGCGGTCGTGCAGGTTATGCGCTGTACACCGAAGAGTTGACCGCCCACGCCCAGCAGCGAGTCGAGACGGCTGGCGAGTTACGCCGGGCGTTGGAGCAAGAAGAACTGCAGGTGTATTACCAGCCAGTGCATGACCTGAGCAGCGGCGCGATGATCGGTGTCGAAGCGCTGGTGCGCTGGCAGCACCCTAAGCGTGGGTTAGTGTCGCCCGGTGAGTTCATTCCGATTGCTGAGCGTACCGGTCTGATTGCAGAGATCGACACCTGGGTGCTGAATCAGGCGTGCAAGCAGATGGTGCAGTGGCAGGCTGACGGTCGGGCACTGTCGTTCGTGGCGGTGAACATTTCCAGTCGCCTGTTTGGCCATCGCGACTTATACCAGCAGGTCGCCAAGGTATTGCACGATACTGGCCTGGACCCGGCGCTGTTGGAGCTGGAAGTGACCGAAAGCGCCGTGATGGAAGACCCCGAGGTAGCTCTGGAACAATTGCACCGTCTGCGCGAACTGGGGCTGTGCCTGGCCATTGATGACTTTGGCACCGGATACTCTTCGCTGTTGCGGCTAAAGCGCTTGCCCGTGCAAAAACTAAAAATCGACCAGGGTTTTGTCGCAGGGTTGCCTTGTGATGAAGATGATGTGGCGATCGTGAAAGTCATTATCGCTTTAGGTAAAAGCATGGGCCTGCAGGTGATTGCTGAAGGGATCGAACAGGCCGAGCAGGCGCAGTTTCTTCTCGACCAGCAGTGTCAGATGGGCCAGGGCTACTGGTTCGGGCGCCCGGTTCCGGCGCAGCAATTGCGCTGGGCCTAA
- the oscA gene encoding sulfur starvation response protein OscA has translation MSASLRSVDGQDEATILREIQSALRDLRFGAVEITVHNAQVVQIERKEKFRLQNPGTKPG, from the coding sequence ATGAGCGCATCTCTGCGTAGCGTTGACGGTCAGGACGAAGCCACCATTCTGCGCGAAATTCAGAGCGCTCTACGCGATCTGCGCTTTGGTGCGGTGGAAATCACCGTGCACAACGCTCAGGTCGTGCAGATCGAGCGCAAGGAAAAATTCCGCCTGCAGAACCCCGGCACCAAGCCCGGTTGA
- a CDS encoding response regulator produces the protein MSSTNPAKAPCVLIAEGDPWVRDMLSQMLLSVRCDARVQVCADGSQALAALSCQPDLIIAARELPGGDGLDLLRNVRAKGRQPSLPFILMSNRSDSTSVREALPFAPTAYLSKPLNMESLRHRLEELLLKVGEEIACPVPPLQPGMTLPRFLEGRRATADGGPLLADVQQAIKRSLNPQGLNLKTLEEEIRNDPQVTAVLIAAANSAALHRDGAVQTLLQALNKLGTTQSMNLILGLTLKRSAKLSDPLLSLRAEHFWALSLHAAEYARTLARMLELDQERCYCAGLLHCLGDLALLRCLQEWRLSGGELDEDDIELSLNEFGAAFGSALRTRWRLPLELRELIAAIYQLGGGVYSREALVMNLAGQLARLPVDQGLEALAESKTARLLKVGMPELGRLRKA, from the coding sequence ATGAGCAGTACCAACCCAGCCAAGGCACCTTGTGTGCTGATTGCCGAAGGCGACCCCTGGGTGCGGGATATGCTCAGTCAGATGTTGCTCAGCGTGCGCTGTGATGCACGTGTGCAAGTCTGCGCCGATGGCTCTCAGGCACTCGCGGCGCTGTCGTGCCAACCCGACCTGATCATTGCCGCTCGTGAGTTGCCTGGTGGTGATGGCCTGGATCTCTTGCGCAACGTGCGCGCCAAAGGTCGTCAACCGTCGTTGCCCTTCATCCTCATGAGCAATCGCAGCGACAGCACCAGTGTGCGCGAGGCGTTGCCGTTTGCGCCTACGGCTTATCTGAGCAAGCCGTTGAATATGGAATCCTTGCGTCATCGCCTGGAAGAGCTGCTGCTCAAGGTCGGTGAGGAGATCGCCTGTCCGGTGCCGCCGTTGCAACCGGGCATGACTTTGCCGCGCTTTCTTGAAGGCCGCCGGGCTACGGCAGATGGCGGCCCGTTGCTGGCCGATGTGCAGCAGGCGATCAAGCGCAGCCTGAATCCGCAGGGGCTCAATCTCAAGACTCTGGAAGAAGAGATCCGCAACGACCCGCAGGTTACTGCGGTGCTGATTGCCGCGGCCAACAGCGCCGCGTTGCATCGCGACGGCGCTGTGCAGACCTTATTGCAAGCGCTGAACAAGCTCGGCACCACTCAGAGCATGAACTTGATCCTGGGGCTGACGCTAAAGCGCAGTGCCAAGCTCAGTGATCCACTGCTGTCGCTGCGCGCCGAGCACTTCTGGGCGTTGTCATTACACGCCGCCGAATACGCGCGAACTTTGGCGCGGATGCTCGAACTGGACCAGGAGCGTTGTTACTGCGCCGGGTTGCTGCATTGCCTGGGTGACTTGGCGTTGCTGCGTTGCCTGCAGGAATGGCGTCTGTCCGGGGGCGAGCTTGATGAGGATGACATTGAGCTTTCGCTCAATGAGTTTGGCGCGGCTTTTGGTTCGGCATTGCGCACCCGCTGGCGCTTGCCATTGGAGCTGCGTGAGCTGATTGCAGCGATCTACCAGTTGGGTGGTGGAGTGTATTCACGTGAAGCGCTGGTGATGAACCTGGCTGGGCAGCTGGCGCGGTTGCCGGTGGACCAGGGGCTGGAAGCGCTGGCCGAGAGTAAAACGGCCAGATTGCTGAAGGTGGGAATGCCGGAGCTGGGACGGTTGCGTAAGGCGTAA
- the desA gene encoding delta-9 fatty acid desaturase DesA, translating to MWYQGLLNLSAWQLLAVTLVMTHVTIVSVTVYLHRYSAHRSLELNAGLKHFFRFWLWLTTAQNTREWTAIHRKHHAKCETVDDPHSPVIKGLSTVLRKGAELYREEAQNPETLRIYGKNCPEDWIERNLYSRYKLGGIALMAVIDLLLFGTIGITIWAVQMMWIPFWAAGVINGLGHAVGYRNFECRDAATNLVPWGIIVGGEELHNNHHTYPNSAKLSVKRWEFDMGWAWIQLFCFLRLAKVQRVAPIAHRVEGKGQLDMDTAMAILNNRFQIMAQYRKLVIAPLVKQELARVDDSVRHQFRRAKRLLSRETSLLEDRHHLRIQTMLEHSQALKTIYEKRLALQQIWLRTSANGHDMLAAMKDWVHEAEASGIQSLRDFAAQLKTYSLRPALT from the coding sequence ATGTGGTACCAAGGTTTGCTCAACTTGTCAGCCTGGCAACTGCTGGCAGTTACCCTGGTCATGACCCACGTGACCATCGTCAGTGTCACTGTTTACCTGCACCGTTATTCAGCCCATCGCTCGCTGGAACTGAACGCCGGGCTCAAGCATTTTTTCCGTTTCTGGCTGTGGCTGACCACGGCGCAGAACACCCGCGAGTGGACAGCCATCCACCGCAAGCACCACGCCAAATGTGAAACCGTCGATGACCCGCACAGCCCGGTGATCAAAGGCCTGTCCACGGTACTGCGCAAAGGTGCAGAGCTGTATCGCGAAGAGGCGCAAAACCCGGAAACCCTGCGCATCTACGGCAAGAACTGCCCGGAAGACTGGATCGAGCGCAACCTCTACTCACGCTATAAGCTCGGCGGTATAGCCCTGATGGCGGTGATCGACTTGCTGCTGTTCGGCACCATCGGCATCACCATCTGGGCCGTGCAGATGATGTGGATTCCCTTCTGGGCTGCTGGCGTCATCAACGGCCTTGGCCACGCCGTGGGCTATCGCAACTTCGAATGCCGTGATGCGGCCACCAACCTGGTGCCTTGGGGCATCATCGTTGGCGGCGAAGAGCTGCACAACAACCATCACACCTACCCCAACTCAGCCAAGCTATCGGTCAAGCGCTGGGAGTTTGACATGGGTTGGGCCTGGATCCAGCTGTTCTGTTTCCTGCGTCTGGCCAAGGTGCAACGCGTTGCGCCGATCGCCCATCGGGTTGAAGGCAAGGGCCAGTTGGACATGGACACCGCTATGGCGATCCTCAACAACCGCTTCCAGATCATGGCGCAGTACCGCAAGCTGGTGATCGCGCCGCTGGTCAAACAGGAACTGGCACGGGTCGATGACTCGGTACGCCATCAGTTCCGTCGTGCCAAACGCCTGTTGTCGCGGGAAACCAGCCTGCTTGAAGACCGCCACCACCTGCGCATCCAGACCATGCTTGAACACAGCCAAGCACTCAAGACCATCTACGAGAAGCGTCTGGCTCTGCAGCAAATCTGGCTGCGCACCAGCGCCAACGGGCATGACATGCTCGCCGCCATGAAAGACTGGGTCCATGAGGCCGAAGCCAGCGGTATCCAATCGCTGCGCGACTTCGCTGCCCAACTGAAAACCTACTCGCTGCGCCCTGCACTGACCTGA
- a CDS encoding GGDEF domain-containing protein, protein MVNKKPTSQPHSAPPEAAQTFLALMHAQGEVARLSEREQLFSSLLESVNAVLWAFDWESRQVLYVSPAYERIFGRPAGLLLADFNEWRDSIYPDDLDYAERSLAEVLVKGAVEDREYRIIDANGQVRWLSDKCFINQQTDSNQRVIVVGMAEDITEKKRLEGELQHLATTDVLTQSSNRRHFFDCAQTAFETARLEQTPLSFLLLDIDDFKQINDTYGHQEGDYVLQRIADTGKAVLRRGDLFGRIGGEEFAAVFPGCTPQIAQQIAERLQREIQRLGFSHEQSTFGVTVSQGLTGITETDESLDSLFARADTAMYQAKRRGKNQIVTG, encoded by the coding sequence ATGGTCAATAAGAAACCGACGTCTCAACCCCACAGTGCGCCACCTGAAGCCGCCCAGACTTTTCTGGCGCTGATGCACGCTCAAGGCGAAGTCGCCCGCCTGAGCGAACGTGAGCAGCTGTTCAGCTCGCTGCTCGAAAGTGTTAACGCAGTACTCTGGGCGTTCGATTGGGAATCGCGCCAAGTGCTCTATGTCAGCCCAGCTTACGAGCGCATCTTTGGCCGCCCAGCCGGCCTGCTACTCGCTGACTTCAACGAATGGCGCGATAGCATCTACCCCGATGACCTCGACTATGCCGAACGCAGCCTGGCTGAAGTGCTGGTCAAAGGCGCAGTGGAAGACCGTGAGTACCGCATCATCGACGCCAACGGCCAAGTTCGCTGGCTCAGCGACAAATGCTTCATCAACCAACAGACCGATAGCAACCAACGGGTGATCGTGGTTGGCATGGCCGAAGACATCACCGAAAAGAAACGCCTCGAAGGCGAGTTGCAGCACCTGGCCACCACTGATGTGCTGACCCAGAGCAGCAACCGTCGGCATTTTTTCGACTGTGCTCAAACCGCCTTCGAAACGGCACGACTGGAGCAAACGCCGTTGTCCTTCCTGTTGTTGGATATTGATGACTTCAAACAGATCAACGACACCTACGGCCATCAGGAGGGCGACTACGTCCTGCAGCGCATCGCCGATACCGGCAAAGCCGTGCTACGCCGTGGCGACCTGTTCGGGCGTATTGGCGGTGAGGAATTTGCAGCGGTATTTCCCGGCTGTACGCCACAGATCGCCCAGCAGATCGCCGAGCGTTTGCAGCGGGAAATTCAGCGCTTGGGCTTCAGTCATGAGCAGAGCACATTTGGCGTGACGGTGAGCCAGGGGCTGACGGGCATCACTGAAACGGATGAATCGCTGGACAGCCTGTTTGCCCGAGCGGATACGGCGATGTACCAGGCCAAGCGTCGGGGCAAGAATCAGATTGTGACTGGCTGA
- the gabD gene encoding NADP-dependent succinate-semialdehyde dehydrogenase: protein MQLKDAQLFRQQAFIDGVWLDADNGQTIKVNNPATGEIIGTVPKMGAAETRRAIEAADKALPAWRALTAKERAGKLRRWFELMIEHQDDLARLMTTEQGKPLAEAKGEIAYAASFIEWFAEEAKRVYGDTIPGHQPDKRLIVIKQPIGVTAAITPWNFPAAMITRKAGPALAAGCTMVLKPASQTPYSALALVELAHRAGIPAGVLSVVTGSAGDIGSELTGNPIVRKLSFTGSTEIGRQLMAECAKDIKKVSLELGGNAPFIVFDDADLDKAVEGAIISKYRNNGQTCVCANRIYVQDGVYDAFAEKLKAAVAKLKIGNGLEDGTTTGPLIDEKAVAKVQEHIADAVGKGAQILTGGKLIEGNFFEPTVLVNVPKNAAVAKEETFGPLAPLFRFKDEAEVIAMSNDTEFGLASYFYARDMSRVFRVAEALEYGMVGINTGLISNEVAPFGGIKASGLGREGSKYGIEDYLEIKYLCISV, encoded by the coding sequence CCGAAGATGGGCGCTGCCGAAACCCGCCGCGCCATTGAGGCCGCCGACAAGGCGCTGCCGGCCTGGCGTGCGCTGACCGCCAAAGAACGTGCGGGCAAGCTGCGTCGTTGGTTCGAATTGATGATCGAACACCAGGACGACCTGGCGCGCCTGATGACCACCGAACAAGGCAAGCCGCTGGCTGAAGCCAAGGGCGAGATCGCCTACGCCGCTTCCTTTATTGAGTGGTTCGCTGAAGAAGCCAAGCGCGTTTACGGTGACACCATTCCTGGCCACCAGCCAGACAAGCGCCTGATCGTGATCAAGCAGCCAATCGGTGTGACCGCCGCGATTACGCCGTGGAACTTCCCGGCCGCGATGATCACCCGTAAAGCCGGCCCGGCTCTGGCCGCTGGTTGCACCATGGTGCTCAAGCCTGCTTCGCAAACCCCGTACTCGGCGCTGGCCCTGGTTGAGCTGGCACACCGTGCCGGTATCCCGGCTGGTGTACTGAGCGTGGTCACCGGCAGCGCTGGCGACATCGGTAGCGAGCTGACCGGCAACCCGATCGTTCGCAAGCTGTCCTTCACCGGCTCGACCGAAATCGGTCGCCAGCTGATGGCTGAATGCGCCAAGGACATCAAAAAGGTTTCCCTGGAGCTGGGCGGTAACGCACCGTTCATCGTGTTCGACGACGCTGACCTGGATAAGGCCGTCGAAGGCGCGATCATCTCCAAGTACCGCAACAACGGCCAGACCTGCGTCTGCGCCAACCGTATCTACGTTCAGGACGGCGTCTACGATGCCTTCGCCGAGAAGCTCAAGGCCGCTGTGGCCAAGCTGAAAATCGGTAACGGCCTGGAAGACGGCACCACCACCGGTCCGCTGATCGACGAGAAAGCAGTAGCCAAGGTCCAGGAGCACATCGCTGACGCCGTTGGCAAAGGCGCTCAGATCCTGACCGGCGGCAAGCTGATCGAAGGCAACTTCTTCGAACCGACCGTACTGGTCAACGTGCCGAAGAATGCTGCCGTGGCCAAGGAAGAAACCTTTGGCCCACTGGCTCCACTGTTCCGTTTCAAGGACGAGGCAGAAGTCATTGCCATGTCCAACGATACCGAGTTTGGTCTGGCCTCGTACTTCTATGCCCGTGACATGAGCCGTGTGTTCCGTGTTGCCGAAGCGCTGGAGTACGGCATGGTCGGTATCAACACCGGTCTGATCTCCAACGAAGTCGCGCCGTTCGGCGGTATCAAGGCCTCTGGCCTGGGCCGCGAAGGTTCCAAGTACGGCATCGAAGACTACCTGGAAATCAAATACCTGTGCATCAGCGTCTGA
- a CDS encoding sulfate ABC transporter substrate-binding protein, translated as MSIRRYALAALASAVFAGSAIAKDYELLNVSYDPTRELYQQYNAEFIKHWQQAHPNDQVKIQQSHGGSGKQARAVIDGLRADVVTLALAGDIDEVAKLGKTLPDSWQNRLPDASTPYTSTIVFLVRKGNPKGIKDWGDLIKKDVSVITPNPKTSGGARWNFLAAWAYGLKAGGSEAKAQEYVKELFKHVPVLDTGARGSTITFVNNGQGDVLLAWENEAFLALKEDGGNDKFEIVVPSLSILAEPPVAVVDKNAEKKGNGEIAKAYLEYLYSPAGQKIAADNFYRPRDVKVATEYAKQFPKLDLVTIDKDFGGWKTAQPKFFNDGGVFDQIYTAQ; from the coding sequence ATGTCCATCCGCCGTTATGCTCTGGCCGCACTCGCCAGCGCCGTTTTTGCCGGTTCCGCCATCGCCAAGGACTACGAGTTGTTGAACGTGTCCTATGATCCGACCCGGGAGCTGTACCAGCAGTACAACGCCGAGTTCATCAAGCATTGGCAGCAGGCTCACCCGAACGATCAGGTGAAGATCCAGCAGTCCCACGGCGGCTCAGGCAAGCAAGCCCGGGCGGTAATCGACGGCTTGCGTGCCGACGTAGTCACCCTGGCCCTGGCCGGCGACATCGATGAGGTAGCCAAGCTCGGCAAGACCCTGCCAGACAGCTGGCAGAACCGCCTGCCGGACGCTAGTACCCCCTACACCTCGACCATTGTCTTCCTGGTGCGTAAGGGCAACCCGAAAGGCATCAAGGACTGGGGCGACTTGATCAAGAAAGACGTCTCGGTCATCACCCCGAACCCGAAAACCTCCGGCGGCGCGCGCTGGAACTTCCTCGCCGCCTGGGCGTATGGTCTCAAAGCCGGTGGCAGTGAAGCCAAAGCGCAGGAATACGTGAAGGAGCTGTTCAAGCACGTTCCGGTGCTCGATACCGGTGCCCGTGGCTCGACCATCACCTTCGTCAACAACGGTCAAGGCGATGTGCTGTTGGCCTGGGAAAACGAAGCCTTCCTGGCCCTTAAGGAAGACGGTGGCAATGACAAGTTCGAGATCGTCGTGCCGTCGTTGTCGATCCTTGCCGAGCCGCCGGTGGCCGTGGTCGATAAGAACGCCGAGAAAAAAGGCAATGGCGAAATCGCCAAGGCTTACCTCGAATACCTGTACAGCCCGGCCGGGCAGAAAATCGCCGCTGACAACTTCTACCGTCCACGTGATGTGAAAGTTGCCACCGAATACGCCAAGCAGTTCCCGAAACTGGACTTGGTGACTATCGACAAAGACTTCGGCGGCTGGAAGACTGCCCAACCCAAGTTCTTCAACGATGGTGGTGTGTTCGACCAGATCTACACGGCACAGTGA
- the cysT gene encoding sulfate ABC transporter permease subunit CysT produces the protein MSRRISPVIPGFGLTLGYTLVYLSLIVLIPLAAMFVHAAQLTWDQFWAIISAPRVLAALKLSFGTALCAAIINGIIGTLLAWVLVRYTFPGRKVIEAMIDLPFALPTAVAGIALTALYAPAGLVGQFATDLGFKIAYTPLGITLALTFVTLPFVVRTVQPVLADIPREVEEAAACLGAKPLQVFRYVLLPALLPAWLTGFALAFARGVGEYGSVIFIAGNMPMKTEILPLLIMVKLDQYDYTGATAIGVLMLVVSFVLLLLINLLQRRIETP, from the coding sequence ATGTCACGTCGTATCTCCCCCGTCATACCCGGCTTCGGGCTGACGCTGGGTTACACCTTGGTGTACCTCAGTCTGATTGTGCTCATACCGCTGGCGGCCATGTTTGTGCATGCCGCCCAGCTCACCTGGGACCAGTTCTGGGCCATCATCAGTGCGCCGCGGGTACTCGCTGCACTCAAGTTGAGCTTCGGCACTGCCCTGTGCGCCGCCATCATCAATGGCATCATCGGTACATTGCTGGCCTGGGTGCTGGTGCGTTACACCTTCCCGGGGCGCAAGGTTATCGAGGCGATGATTGATTTGCCGTTCGCACTGCCTACGGCGGTTGCCGGTATTGCCCTGACCGCGCTGTATGCACCTGCGGGCCTGGTCGGTCAGTTCGCTACCGACCTCGGTTTCAAGATCGCCTACACCCCGTTGGGTATCACCTTGGCGCTGACCTTCGTGACCTTGCCGTTCGTGGTGCGTACGGTGCAGCCGGTGTTGGCTGACATCCCTCGCGAAGTCGAAGAAGCCGCCGCCTGCCTGGGGGCCAAGCCTCTGCAAGTGTTCCGCTATGTACTGTTGCCAGCGCTGTTACCCGCTTGGCTGACCGGTTTTGCCTTGGCCTTTGCCCGTGGCGTCGGTGAGTACGGTTCGGTGATCTTCATCGCTGGCAACATGCCAATGAAAACCGAAATCCTGCCGCTGCTGATCATGGTCAAACTCGACCAGTATGACTACACCGGCGCCACTGCCATCGGCGTGTTGATGCTGGTGGTTTCCTTCGTCCTGTTGCTGCTGATCAACTTGCTGCAGCGGCGCATCGAAACCCCTTGA